The following is a genomic window from Stenotrophomonas maltophilia.
AGCAGGTAGGTGTGCAGCGGCACATAGTCATCGGATACCTCCGACGGGAAGGTCTCGAAGCTGAGGTTGTCGGCGCCGACGATCATCGCGCCGCTGTCTTCGACCAGGAAGCGCGCCGCGTCCAGGCCCATGCCCGGCGGGTTGGCCATGTACGCTTTGGGCTGCTCGAACAGGCGCATGCGGCCGGTGCGGATCAGCGCCACGTCGCCCTGCTGCAGCGTCACCTTCTGCCGTGCCAGCGCATCCTTCAGGTCCTGGCGGGTGACGCGGTAGCTGTCCGGCAGCATGTCCACGCCCTTGGCGCCGGCCACGTCGATCAGCACGCCACGGGCGATCAGCGGCGGGAATTTCTCGATGCCGGTGACCTTCCAGCCACGGTCGCCCAGATGCTTGTCGGCCTCGAAGCCGTTCCAGATCTTCCCGTGGATGCCGAAGTGGTTCAACGCATCGATGTGGGTGCCGGTGTGGCTGTACATCGAGAACGCGGTACCGGTGTAGCTGCGGGTGAGGTTCATGGTCTGGCCCACGCCCATCGGATCATCCATCACCGTGCCGCGCGGGGTGTGGGTCATCCAGAACTGGTAGTGCGGATCGCCGGCGTCCTGCCAGCTGGGCATGCCGACGTAGTACTCGGTGGCCAGGTCATAGGCCTTGCCGCCGCTGACCCGCGACAGGATGGCCGCGCGCGAGGCGTCGGTGATCAGGTTGAGGCGGCCGATCTCGTCCTTCGGCCCCCAGGGGCTGGTGCCGACCTGCTGGCCGGAGGGAACGCGTTCGTGCGCGGACACCGTGGTGGAAGCGGCGGTGCCGGCCAGCAGCAGGGCCAGTGCGGTGGCCAGGGTACGTGGGGTCATGGGGAATCTCCTTGTGGGGTGGGGGGCGGTGCGGCTCAGGCCGCGACCAGGTGCGCCAGGGCCTGGCGCAGGTGTGGCAGTGGCAGGGTCTGCAGGCGCAGGCCGTTGCCGCCGATCACGGTGGGAATGGAGTGGATGCCGAGGGCCGCGGCTTCGGCACGATCGGCCTGCACGCGCTGGCGTACGGCGTCGCTACCCATCGCATCGGCGAAGGTGCCGCGCCGATGGCCCAGCGATTCGGCGATGTCCAGCAGCACGTCGGCATCGCCGATGTTGCGGTGCTGGTGCAGGTGCGCCCACTGCACCGCGTCGAACATCGCGCCATGGGCATCGTTGCCGCCGATCAGCCCGGCGGCCTGGCAGGCCAGTGCGCCCAGCCAGCCGGAGGGATACTCGAAGTCCTGTGCGCGCATGCCTTCGATATCGATGCGCGCGGTGTCTTCATGCGCGGCGCAGTCGGTCCAGTGGCGCAGGATGGTCGCCTTGGCACGCGCCATCGAGCCGAACACCTCGATCATCCGGGCGCGCGAGTCCTGCAGCACGAAGCTGCGGTGGCGCACCTGGATGCCGAGTTCGGCCGAGACATGCTGCAGGCGCGGGGCCAGCACGAAGCACCAGCCGCAGACCACGTCGTGGAAGAAATCGACCACCGGCGCTGCGGTGGCGGGGGAAGGAGCGGAAGACATCTGCCTGCCATCGGTGAAGGAGGAGGCGGCAGATTAGGCAGTGCGGCGTGGCCGAAACAGCACGCCACGGGCAGCTCAGTTTTCGCTGGGAGTTACGAATCCAGGCCGGCGCAGCCGGGTAGCTCGGCGTGCAGGAAATCGATGAAGGCGCGCACCTTGGGCTGCAGGTGGCGCGAGGTGGGGTAGACCGCATGCACGAAGCGTGGCGGATAGTGATGGTCGGGCAGCACCTGCTGCAGTTCGCCGCGGGCCAGCGCCGGTGCGGCCAGGAACGAGGGCAGGGCGCCGATGCCCATGCCGGCCACCAGCAGGTCGCGCAGCAGCAGGCTGTTGTTGACGGTGACGCGCGCCGGCAGGGTGATCGAGACCTGGCCATCGGGGCCGAGCAGTGGCCAGCTGCCGGGCGAGTCGGACAGGCTGTAGGCCAGCACGCTGTGCGCCTGCAGATCATCCACCGTATGGGGCGCGGGGTGCTGCTGCAGGTAGGACGGTGCCGCACACAGCACCTGCTGCAGCGACGCCAGGCGGCGTGCCACCAGCCGCGAATCGTCCAGTTCGGCACGGATGCGCAGGGAGACATCGAAGCCTTCACCGACGGCATCGATCAATCGGTCTTCCATCAGCAGATCCAGTGACAGCTGCGGATGCTGCTGC
Proteins encoded in this region:
- a CDS encoding DsbA family oxidoreductase, translating into MSSAPSPATAAPVVDFFHDVVCGWCFVLAPRLQHVSAELGIQVRHRSFVLQDSRARMIEVFGSMARAKATILRHWTDCAAHEDTARIDIEGMRAQDFEYPSGWLGALACQAAGLIGGNDAHGAMFDAVQWAHLHQHRNIGDADVLLDIAESLGHRRGTFADAMGSDAVRQRVQADRAEAAALGIHSIPTVIGGNGLRLQTLPLPHLRQALAHLVAA
- a CDS encoding LysR family transcriptional regulator, which encodes MAWIYNEALIASGAGMDSFNLMRAFRRIVERGGLARAAEDLGLSPAGLSKQLRTLESHLGVVLLQRTTRRMSLTETGHAYYRECCRLLDELDALERGIAEQRGEVGGRLRVNAPQSFALSTLSPLLPRFLQQHPQLSLDLLMEDRLIDAVGEGFDVSLRIRAELDDSRLVARRLASLQQVLCAAPSYLQQHPAPHTVDDLQAHSVLAYSLSDSPGSWPLLGPDGQVSITLPARVTVNNSLLLRDLLVAGMGIGALPSFLAAPALARGELQQVLPDHHYPPRFVHAVYPTSRHLQPKVRAFIDFLHAELPGCAGLDS
- a CDS encoding cyclase family protein, whose product is MTPRTLATALALLLAGTAASTTVSAHERVPSGQQVGTSPWGPKDEIGRLNLITDASRAAILSRVSGGKAYDLATEYYVGMPSWQDAGDPHYQFWMTHTPRGTVMDDPMGVGQTMNLTRSYTGTAFSMYSHTGTHIDALNHFGIHGKIWNGFEADKHLGDRGWKVTGIEKFPPLIARGVLIDVAGAKGVDMLPDSYRVTRQDLKDALARQKVTLQQGDVALIRTGRMRLFEQPKAYMANPPGMGLDAARFLVEDSGAMIVGADNLSFETFPSEVSDDYVPLHTYLLAQQGAPIIELVALDELARDKVYEFAFIGGPLKIRGGDAAPLRPVALPVRP